Proteins co-encoded in one Candidatus Equadaptatus faecalis genomic window:
- a CDS encoding MurR/RpiR family transcriptional regulator, producing the protein MENLELQKLLTERMQTMPNKARRVTEYLLSHMREASYLSIGAIAEQLNVSKAQLVRVAQNLGFKGYSELKTAIQDCVLEQINPSALLARAQHSDNSVEESIYHAELVNIEDTMKQITDKDVDYFCDLLSKANNIYCVGWGISSLVMEMLQLRLTVMGCKATLFRRGGLTLWEQMRCVRKGDVVITCELPSYTVEVSEAIEIAVQNSAKIVTISDSPAAPVCRSANLSFFVSASSPTFGSSIIGPLFLTHILTSALAISLGETAKQALDKQAEFLHDERIFHPIFGLKY; encoded by the coding sequence ATGGAGAATCTGGAACTTCAGAAACTGCTTACGGAACGTATGCAGACCATGCCGAACAAAGCGCGCAGGGTTACTGAATATCTGCTTTCACATATGCGCGAAGCCTCGTATCTCTCAATAGGGGCAATCGCCGAACAGCTTAACGTGTCAAAAGCGCAGCTCGTCAGAGTTGCGCAGAATCTCGGATTCAAAGGCTACTCAGAGCTTAAGACGGCAATTCAGGACTGCGTACTTGAACAGATCAATCCATCGGCGCTTCTTGCGCGTGCGCAGCATTCCGACAACAGTGTTGAAGAAAGCATATATCACGCCGAACTGGTGAACATTGAAGATACGATGAAACAGATTACGGACAAGGACGTTGACTATTTCTGCGACCTGCTTTCAAAGGCAAACAACATTTACTGCGTTGGCTGGGGAATATCCTCCCTTGTGATGGAAATGCTTCAGCTCAGGCTCACGGTAATGGGCTGCAAGGCAACGCTTTTCCGCAGGGGCGGACTTACTCTCTGGGAACAGATGCGCTGCGTCAGAAAAGGCGACGTAGTCATAACGTGCGAACTTCCAAGCTATACAGTCGAGGTAAGCGAAGCGATAGAGATAGCCGTACAAAACAGCGCAAAAATCGTTACCATAAGCGATTCACCGGCTGCACCCGTGTGCCGCTCCGCAAATCTCAGCTTCTTCGTGTCAGCTTCAAGTCCAACCTTCGGAAGCAGCATTATCGGACCTCTTTTCCTTACGCACATACTTACTTCGGCTCTTGCCATATCGCTTGGCGAAACCGCCAAACAAGCGCTTGACAAACAGGCTGAATTCCTGCATGACGAGCGTATTTTCCACCCTATATTCGGGTTGAAATATTAA